In Marivirga salinae, a single window of DNA contains:
- a CDS encoding ATP-dependent DNA ligase, whose product MKEFAQLITSLDQSNKTNDKVNALKNYFQVANDQDKIWTLALFTHRKPKRTVNTTLLKDWITEWTGIPEWLFQESYNVVGDLAETIALLLASNNLSKNAIDNPLSYYIQTLISLRDKSIDEKKVQLHLIYEELDQQERFVFTKIMTGGWRVGVSQNLITKALSDAFEIDKSIIAHRLMGDWSPQNYTFQELILEEGQNDLASRPYPFYLAHPIETEEIQAELNPEEWQAEWKWDGIRGQIIKRNDEVFIWSRGEELVTEKFPELAEMAKNLANGTVLDGEITAYENGEPLSFGILQTRIGRKNITKNLLMKAPVVFICYDLIEHQGNDIRNLPLEKRLQELDKIIIESNNPLLITSESIDFTEWNELIEVRKKSRSLKTEGLMLKKKDSIYEAGRKRGSWWKWKIAPLTIDGVMIYAQKGHGRRADLYSDYTFAVWNEDELIPFAKAYSGLTDAEMKKVDAFVKKNTKEKFGPVRTVKPELVFEIAFEGIQASNRHKSGIALRFPRIKRWRQDKSISEANKLTDLQELLEKYG is encoded by the coding sequence TTGAAAGAATTTGCACAACTTATAACATCTCTCGACCAAAGCAATAAAACCAATGATAAGGTCAATGCTTTAAAAAACTACTTTCAAGTTGCCAATGATCAAGATAAAATCTGGACATTGGCACTTTTCACCCACCGGAAGCCCAAAAGAACTGTTAATACTACTTTGCTTAAAGATTGGATAACCGAATGGACAGGCATACCAGAATGGCTTTTTCAGGAATCTTATAATGTAGTAGGTGATTTAGCAGAAACCATTGCACTTCTGTTAGCTTCCAATAATTTGAGTAAAAATGCAATTGATAATCCTTTATCATATTATATTCAAACTTTAATTAGCCTCAGAGATAAAAGTATAGATGAAAAAAAGGTACAACTCCATTTAATTTATGAAGAATTAGATCAGCAAGAAAGATTCGTTTTTACCAAAATCATGACGGGCGGATGGCGAGTGGGTGTATCGCAGAACCTAATTACCAAAGCTTTAAGTGATGCCTTTGAAATTGATAAATCCATTATTGCCCATCGTTTAATGGGCGATTGGTCACCTCAAAATTATACATTCCAAGAACTTATTTTAGAAGAAGGCCAAAATGATTTGGCTTCTCGCCCCTACCCTTTTTACCTAGCACACCCCATTGAGACAGAAGAAATCCAAGCAGAATTAAATCCGGAAGAATGGCAAGCAGAATGGAAATGGGATGGCATCAGAGGACAAATTATCAAGAGAAATGATGAGGTTTTTATTTGGAGCAGAGGAGAAGAATTAGTCACAGAAAAATTTCCGGAGCTGGCTGAGATGGCTAAAAACCTAGCAAATGGAACTGTTTTAGATGGAGAAATTACAGCTTATGAAAATGGAGAACCACTTTCTTTTGGAATACTACAAACCAGAATTGGAAGGAAAAATATTACTAAAAACTTATTAATGAAAGCTCCTGTCGTTTTCATTTGTTATGATTTAATTGAACATCAAGGAAATGATATTCGGAATCTGCCTTTAGAAAAAAGACTTCAAGAATTAGATAAAATTATTATAGAATCTAACAATCCTCTTCTCATAACTTCTGAAAGTATTGATTTTACTGAATGGAATGAATTAATAGAGGTTCGTAAAAAATCCAGAAGCTTAAAAACAGAAGGTTTAATGCTCAAGAAAAAAGATTCCATTTATGAAGCTGGTAGAAAAAGAGGAAGTTGGTGGAAATGGAAAATTGCCCCGCTCACCATTGATGGAGTAATGATTTATGCCCAAAAAGGACATGGAAGAAGAGCTGATTTATATTCTGATTACACTTTTGCGGTTTGGAATGAGGATGAACTGATTCCTTTTGCAAAAGCTTATTCTGGTCTAACCGATGCTGAGATGAAAAAAGTGGATGCCTTCGTGAAGAAAAATACGAAAGAGAAATTTGGTCCAGTCAGAACCGTTAAACCAGAACTGGTTTTTGAAATTGCATTTGAAGGAATTCAAGCTTCTAATAGACATAAATCGGGCATCGCACTTCGATTTCCCCGTATAAAACGCTGGAGACAAGATAAATCCATTTCTGAAGCCAATAAATTAACCGACCTGCAAGAATTACTGGAAAAATATGGATGA
- a CDS encoding GAF domain-containing protein, with translation MAEKNSQENQHKKKSSVNKYIRVDFKTLQGRITIGFLLMGAFAIIMLISSNYSWNKQINKAKDLIELNKNSSRLAAEVQQLVDLTTILTFRYISTEDEFFKNDIENRWFNDIYPKVDELDSLVREFGDQDVIAFTEELNAHLPKIKSKQKEAISDLSYEKLNREEVIDDIMHLTFLINSIKDELAKAEVQSIQSIEDAENNIPIILTIEFIIAFIISTIIALYIIRSVLLRIKYLKVNIRELAHGNLPEDMRESEDELNSIIKAINELTSNLKGITRFADEVGKGDFSTDITVFDNQGHLGQSLAEMRNKLQNVAEQDKRRVWFNEGIAKFGDILRKNDDNIEDLSAKLISELVDYTDSIQGSLFIVNKEDERNVKIVLKGAYAYHRQKFLEKEINPGQGLVGQCYLEKEYIYLSEIPESYVSIRSGLGEANPTHILISPMKMNEEVFGIIELASFHPYEEYHTEFIEKVGESISSTIQGLQVSLETKKLLEESQMKAEQLQAQEEEMRQNAEELEATQEEMERQSREMGAFNQAVSISTMVAEFDKNGKILEVNSQLELQTGWDNEDLINLDRKKLFLDEEDVDWNQTWKDITDNMSMSKSAKLINKQGKEMPVVAHCMPVSDEHGNPVKIACIFIKKEKF, from the coding sequence ATGGCAGAAAAAAATTCTCAAGAAAACCAGCACAAGAAGAAATCTTCGGTTAACAAATATATCCGTGTAGATTTTAAAACCCTTCAAGGAAGAATCACTATTGGTTTTTTATTGATGGGAGCTTTTGCCATTATCATGTTGATTAGCAGTAATTATTCATGGAACAAACAAATAAATAAAGCGAAGGATTTAATCGAACTCAATAAAAATAGTAGTAGGCTTGCTGCTGAAGTTCAGCAGTTAGTAGATTTAACTACAATATTAACATTTCGATATATCAGTACTGAAGATGAGTTTTTCAAAAATGATATTGAAAATCGCTGGTTCAATGATATATACCCCAAAGTAGATGAGTTAGATAGTTTAGTACGAGAATTTGGTGATCAAGATGTGATTGCTTTCACAGAAGAATTGAATGCCCATTTACCAAAAATCAAAAGCAAGCAAAAAGAGGCTATTTCTGATCTGAGTTATGAGAAATTAAACAGAGAAGAAGTCATTGATGATATAATGCATTTGACATTTCTCATTAATAGTATAAAAGATGAATTAGCAAAAGCTGAGGTGCAATCGATCCAAAGTATTGAAGATGCAGAAAACAATATCCCTATAATTCTTACGATTGAATTTATTATTGCCTTTATCATCAGTACAATTATTGCACTCTATATCATACGTTCTGTATTATTAAGGATCAAATACTTAAAAGTTAACATTCGTGAATTAGCTCATGGTAATTTACCAGAGGATATGAGAGAATCAGAGGATGAACTCAATTCTATAATTAAAGCCATAAATGAATTAACCTCAAACCTAAAAGGTATCACAAGATTTGCAGATGAGGTGGGGAAAGGAGATTTCAGTACAGATATTACTGTTTTTGATAATCAAGGTCATTTAGGGCAATCCTTAGCTGAAATGCGTAATAAGTTACAAAACGTAGCTGAACAAGATAAGAGAAGAGTTTGGTTTAATGAGGGCATTGCAAAATTTGGAGATATTCTTCGTAAAAATGATGACAATATAGAAGATTTATCGGCTAAGCTTATTTCTGAATTAGTAGATTATACTGATTCAATTCAAGGCTCACTTTTTATTGTGAATAAAGAAGATGAACGAAACGTTAAAATTGTATTAAAAGGCGCTTATGCTTATCACAGACAAAAATTCCTAGAAAAAGAAATCAATCCAGGACAAGGATTAGTAGGTCAATGTTATTTGGAAAAAGAATACATTTACCTATCTGAAATACCTGAGAGTTATGTCTCCATACGCTCTGGATTGGGGGAAGCAAATCCTACTCACATTTTGATTAGTCCGATGAAAATGAATGAGGAAGTATTCGGTATTATTGAACTAGCTTCTTTCCATCCTTATGAAGAGTATCATACTGAATTTATTGAAAAAGTAGGTGAAAGTATATCTTCCACTATTCAAGGACTTCAAGTGTCCTTAGAAACCAAAAAGTTATTGGAAGAATCTCAAATGAAAGCTGAACAATTGCAAGCTCAGGAAGAAGAAATGCGTCAAAACGCAGAAGAACTTGAGGCTACTCAAGAGGAAATGGAAAGACAAAGCCGAGAAATGGGAGCTTTCAATCAAGCAGTAAGTATTTCCACCATGGTAGCTGAATTTGACAAAAATGGAAAAATCCTGGAAGTCAATAGTCAATTAGAATTGCAAACGGGCTGGGATAATGAAGATTTAATTAATTTAGATCGAAAAAAATTATTCTTAGACGAAGAAGATGTTGATTGGAATCAAACTTGGAAGGACATTACCGATAATATGTCCATGAGTAAATCAGCAAAACTAATTAATAAGCAAGGAAAGGAAATGCCTGTGGTTGCACATTGCATGCCTGTTTCAGATGAGCATGGAAATCCAGTGAAAATTGCTTGCATATTTATTAAGAAAGAGAAATTTTAA
- a CDS encoding ligase-associated DNA damage response DEXH box helicase — translation MDERIKAGIEWFERKDWKPFPFQIETWENFLKGHSGLLNAPTGSGKTYALWIGYLISKLNSTPKKGLKFIWILPLRALTKDIQSAMQEATHDFVFDWKIEIRTGDTSTKDRQKQKKTPPDCLITTPESLHLLLSQKNSTEYFKNLEAVVVDEWHELLGSKRGIQVELALSSFKELSENQLKIWGISATIGNLSEAQKVLLGSNEKTGKFISANLDKEIKIESILPDEVEKYPWAGHLGIKLIDKVLPIIHANKTTLIFTNTRSQTEIWYQQLLNKDPELAGAIAMHHGSLNNQIRTWVEEALHSGLIKVVVCTSSLDLGVDFRPVDTIIQVGGPKGVARFAQRAGRSGHRPGEISKIYFLPTHSLELIEGAALRTAIHEKDFEARIPIQMALDVLLQFMVTLAVGDGFEPIKLYHQIKNTFCYQKITKKEWDWLLSFLKTGGESLSAYDEYHKTITEDGKIKVINKRMAMRHRLSIGTIVGDQVLNVKYVKGGHLGTIEEYFISKLKPGDVFWFSGKALEYVRLKDMTVQVKKSKRKTGQIPQWMGGRMPLSSQLSFHIKQKLEKLRKNELDEIELLKIQPLIERQKHLSIVPKANELLIESVISKEGFHIFIFPFEGRFIHEVLAGLIAYRISVSQPITFSIAMNDYGFELLTDEVFDFEEMLSLDLFSLKNLKEDILLGINETEMAKRKFRDIASISGLIFRGFPGKNIKEKHIQASSSILFDVFSEYEPENLLLQQAHREVIQLQLEEDRLFKSLKKINSQKIIYIKTIKPTPFAFPIMVDRLREKFSTETIEERVAKMQIQLESL, via the coding sequence ATGGATGAGCGAATAAAAGCAGGCATCGAATGGTTTGAGAGGAAAGACTGGAAGCCATTCCCCTTTCAAATAGAAACTTGGGAGAATTTTCTAAAAGGTCATTCAGGTTTACTCAATGCTCCAACAGGTAGTGGTAAAACTTATGCACTTTGGATTGGCTATTTGATTTCCAAACTCAATTCAACTCCAAAAAAAGGATTGAAATTTATTTGGATATTACCTTTAAGAGCCTTAACTAAAGATATTCAATCTGCTATGCAAGAGGCTACTCATGATTTTGTCTTCGACTGGAAAATTGAAATCAGAACGGGAGACACTTCTACCAAAGACCGCCAAAAACAGAAAAAAACACCACCCGACTGTCTAATAACCACCCCTGAAAGTTTGCATCTGTTATTGAGTCAGAAAAATTCAACAGAGTATTTCAAAAACCTTGAAGCAGTAGTAGTAGATGAATGGCATGAACTTTTAGGAAGCAAAAGAGGAATTCAGGTAGAATTAGCCCTTTCTTCATTTAAAGAATTGAGTGAAAATCAATTGAAAATTTGGGGGATATCCGCCACTATCGGAAATTTATCAGAAGCTCAAAAGGTATTATTGGGTTCAAATGAAAAAACAGGAAAATTCATCAGTGCTAATTTAGATAAAGAAATTAAAATTGAATCCATTTTACCTGACGAGGTAGAGAAATATCCATGGGCTGGGCATTTAGGAATTAAGCTGATTGATAAAGTTTTACCCATCATTCACGCCAATAAAACCACTTTAATCTTTACCAATACTCGTTCTCAAACGGAAATTTGGTATCAGCAATTACTAAATAAAGATCCTGAATTAGCCGGTGCCATAGCAATGCATCATGGTTCCTTAAACAATCAAATCAGGACTTGGGTAGAAGAAGCACTTCATAGCGGATTAATAAAAGTGGTGGTGTGTACTTCCAGTCTGGATTTAGGAGTTGATTTTCGTCCTGTGGACACTATTATTCAGGTAGGCGGACCAAAAGGAGTAGCACGATTTGCTCAAAGAGCAGGTAGAAGTGGACATCGACCAGGAGAAATCAGTAAAATATATTTTCTCCCTACCCATTCCTTGGAACTTATAGAAGGTGCTGCTTTAAGAACGGCCATTCATGAAAAAGATTTTGAAGCTAGAATTCCTATTCAAATGGCTTTGGATGTATTATTGCAATTTATGGTAACTTTGGCTGTAGGTGACGGATTCGAACCCATTAAACTCTATCATCAAATAAAGAACACATTTTGCTATCAAAAAATAACTAAAAAAGAATGGGACTGGCTTTTAAGCTTTCTAAAAACGGGTGGGGAAAGTTTATCAGCTTATGATGAATACCATAAAACCATAACCGAAGATGGAAAAATAAAAGTCATCAATAAAAGGATGGCCATGCGACACCGATTATCCATTGGCACAATAGTGGGTGATCAGGTATTAAATGTTAAATATGTAAAAGGAGGTCATTTAGGAACTATAGAAGAATACTTTATCAGTAAATTAAAGCCTGGTGATGTGTTTTGGTTCTCTGGAAAAGCTTTGGAATATGTTCGTTTGAAAGATATGACTGTACAGGTTAAAAAGAGCAAAAGAAAAACAGGTCAGATACCGCAGTGGATGGGTGGAAGAATGCCTCTTTCCTCTCAATTGTCTTTCCACATTAAGCAAAAGCTTGAGAAGCTAAGAAAGAATGAATTAGATGAAATTGAGCTCTTAAAAATTCAGCCCTTAATTGAAAGACAAAAACACCTTTCAATTGTTCCTAAAGCAAATGAATTATTGATAGAGTCTGTTATTTCAAAAGAAGGCTTTCATATTTTTATATTCCCTTTTGAAGGTCGTTTCATTCATGAAGTGCTGGCAGGTTTAATTGCATATAGAATTAGCGTATCACAGCCTATCACCTTTTCTATAGCCATGAATGATTACGGTTTCGAATTACTAACCGATGAGGTATTTGATTTTGAAGAAATGTTATCACTGGATTTATTCTCTTTGAAAAATCTAAAAGAGGATATTTTATTGGGAATCAATGAAACCGAAATGGCGAAACGAAAATTTAGAGATATAGCTTCAATTTCTGGCTTGATTTTTAGAGGATTTCCTGGAAAAAACATAAAAGAAAAACATATTCAAGCTTCTTCATCTATTTTATTTGATGTATTCTCTGAATATGAACCTGAAAATTTATTGTTACAGCAGGCGCACAGAGAAGTAATACAACTACAATTGGAAGAAGATAGATTATTTAAATCATTGAAAAAAATTAACAGTCAAAAAATCATTTATATTAAAACTATCAAACCCACTCCATTTGCATTTCCAATCATGGTAGATAGGTTAAGAGAAAAGTTTTCAACTGAAACTATAGAAGAAAGAGTAGCGAAAATGCAAATACAATTAGAAAGTTTATGA
- the pdeM gene encoding ligase-associated DNA damage response endonuclease PdeM, translating to MEIQLAGEKLLLSEDKIIYWSKKQTVFIADLHLGKTTHFRKSGIAIPLAIITAEIDRIENIIEKFRPKRIFFLGDLFHSDLNHEWNIFNDFLEQHPTVEFILIKGNHDILNDKIYNLSKLKIEKEPFQLDSFILSHHPLKKSDLQNKELILCGHIHPGISIKGKGRSYLSLPCFYLEENQLIIPAFGRFTGLAKIKPIKGSSVFAVLNESVKKIG from the coding sequence TTGGAAATCCAATTAGCAGGAGAAAAATTACTGCTTTCAGAAGATAAAATCATTTATTGGTCGAAAAAGCAAACCGTTTTTATTGCTGATTTACATTTAGGTAAAACTACGCATTTCAGGAAATCAGGTATTGCCATTCCATTGGCTATCATAACTGCTGAAATAGACCGAATTGAAAATATCATTGAAAAATTTCGCCCGAAAAGAATATTCTTTTTGGGCGATTTGTTTCATAGCGATTTGAATCACGAATGGAATATTTTCAATGACTTTCTAGAACAACATCCAACGGTTGAATTTATATTGATTAAAGGAAATCATGATATTCTAAATGATAAAATCTATAATCTAAGTAAACTTAAAATTGAAAAAGAACCCTTTCAATTAGACTCATTTATTTTGAGCCATCATCCTCTTAAAAAATCTGATCTACAAAATAAAGAATTAATTCTATGTGGACATATACATCCTGGTATCAGCATAAAGGGTAAGGGTCGATCCTATTTAAGTTTGCCTTGTTTTTATCTTGAAGAAAATCAATTGATTATACCTGCTTTCGGAAGATTTACTGGTTTAGCTAAAATAAAGCCAATTAAAGGAAGTAGTGTTTTTGCTGTTTTAAATGAATCCGTAAAGAAAATTGGGTGA
- a CDS encoding DUF2147 domain-containing protein, with protein MKKISLLVLFIGFSLGAFAQSDVTGKWKTIDDETGKEKSIVDIYEKDGKIYGKITKLFRGPDEEQDPICDDCPGDRKNKKIIGMEIIRGMEWDNGDERYEDGEIMDPNDGETYDCVIWKEGDELKVRGYVAFFYRTQTWKKVN; from the coding sequence ATGAAAAAAATAAGTTTATTAGTACTATTTATCGGTTTTAGTTTGGGTGCATTTGCACAGTCTGATGTTACAGGAAAATGGAAAACCATTGATGACGAAACCGGCAAAGAAAAGAGCATAGTAGATATTTATGAAAAGGACGGAAAGATTTATGGTAAAATCACCAAACTTTTCAGAGGACCAGATGAGGAGCAAGATCCGATTTGTGATGATTGTCCTGGAGACAGAAAGAACAAAAAAATTATAGGTATGGAAATTATCCGTGGAATGGAATGGGATAATGGTGATGAGAGATATGAAGATGGCGAAATCATGGACCCAAATGATGGCGAAACCTATGATTGCGTAATCTGGAAAGAGGGAGATGAATTGAAAGTAAGAGGTTATGTTGCCTTTTTCTACAGAACTCAAACTTGGAAAAAAGTAAATTGA